One Mercenaria mercenaria strain notata chromosome 12, MADL_Memer_1, whole genome shotgun sequence DNA segment encodes these proteins:
- the LOC128547353 gene encoding perlucin-like — MFLGLTLLVLLTVQGTIGTDCPDGFESHHGTCYFFSHGEETWIGAYEACKLFEAMLVEVNSADEDSYLSNKARSLGEYFWMSLADKQVEGEYVWETSKQSLTDTGYTNWGQNEPDAVGTENCVFYAGSRNYQWADAECTRTENYICEKKAGGSVEVIG, encoded by the exons atgtttttgggtttaactctCCTAGTGCTTCTGACAGTCCAAG GAACGATTGGTACGGATTGTCCAGACGGATTTGAAAGTCACCACGGCACGTGTTATTTTTTCAGTCACGGTGAAGAAACTTGGATAGGGGCCTAC GAAGCTTGCAAGTTATTTGAAGCTATGCTCGTTGAAGTTAATTCAGCCGACGAAGATTCATACCTTTCCAATAAAGCCAGGAGTCTAGGAG AATATTTTTGGATGAGTCTTGCGGATAAGCAAGTAGAAGGAGAATATGTATGGGAAACCAGCAAACAGTCTCTAACAGATACCGGATACACCAACTGGGGTCAGAATGAACCTGATGCTGTAGGCACAGAAAACTGTGTGTTCTACGCTGGTTCCAGAAATTATCAGTGGGCAGATGCTGAATGTACAAGGACGGAAAACTACATTTGTGAAAAGAA agcCGGTGGCAGTGTCGAGGTCATtggatga
- the LOC123534639 gene encoding perlucin-like yields the protein MLVLISAILICAIESTIAACPHGFEINDGTCYFFSHGEETWFGAYESCKLFGSMLVEVNSADENIYLYNKTSTLGDSNSWWMGLTDKLVEGEYVWETSKHVLVVDEYTDWAVGEPNNHHDENCVKFAHSKGFLWQDTECDDEEHYICEKLDDSGEIVG from the exons ATGCTTGTGTTGATTTCAGCTATTCTCATATGTGCAATAG AAAGTACCATTGCAGCATGTCCACATGGCTTTGAAATTAATGATGGAACTTGTTACTTCTTTAGCCATGGAGAGGAGACTTGGTTCGGCGCATAT GAATCATGTAAATTGTTTGGTTCAATGTTAGTTGAAGTAAACAGTGCCGACGAGAACATATATCTCTATAACAAAACTTCTACATTAGGAGATTCGA ATTCTTGGTGGATGGGCCTAACTGACAAACTAGTTGAGGGAGAATATGTCTGGGAAACCAGCAAACACGTGCTTGTGGTTGACGAGTATACAGACTGGGCTGTAGGGGAACCAAACAATCACCATGACGAAAATTGCGTGAAATTCGCGCATTCTAAAGGATTCTTATGGCAAGATACAGAATGTGACGACGAAGAGCATTACATTTGCGAAAAACT GGACGATAGTGGAGAGATTGTTGGATAA